A genomic stretch from Ketobacter sp. MCCC 1A13808 includes:
- the putA gene encoding bifunctional proline dehydrogenase/L-glutamate gamma-semialdehyde dehydrogenase PutA, which produces MARCKAPSSMGLEFPLPDNILTGYLRSEEDAVQELLAGYHQEYAEREKIRAYATDFLSAIRSTKPGIRVETLLKEYGLDNKEGITLMCLAEALLRIPDQETAERFLQDRLRQGNWAEHLGHSDARWVNASTWGLLVTGKILGKEQLGGNWLTDSFKSVFRRLGEPLALSAVRQAMMVIGQQFVAGESIEDALHRGQAESEKGYYHAYDMLGEAAMTQADVQRFKAAYEHAIVYLSKNLPGRKEHGSVSIKLSALHPRLELKKEKALDQAYSNLMELLLLAQEKDIAITIDAEESWRLEPSLMLFARAVSHNKIRQWGKLGLAVQAYQKRAPAVIQWLMDISKSLHCQIPLRLVKGAYWDTEIKQAQQLGLAEYPVFTQKDHTDLSYLHCAQTLLQSRHFLFPQFATHNAHSVASILTMAEAKSVRNFEFQRLHGMGESLYDHLIENYDDINCRIYAPVGRFQELLPYLVRRLLENGANTSFVRQIQLAQSDGTWMIEEPGSNIQAVERFRNPKIPLPRRIFGTQRKNSLGLNLESINTLQILSKKMKVMLSATVVNPEPDDERSQAIYNPADPDDIVGYYWLAKRHDCHHAFDASREAWKTWRFSDVEDRATLLETTAKLYEESYEELILIAMREAGKTLNNALSEVREAVDFLRYYANQARQLFEPTSLPGVTGEENSLHLEGKGPVLCISPWNFPLAIFTGQVSAALAAGNTVIAKPSTFTPLIASKAIELFHKAGFPQQVVQVLTAKAKTVESTILNESALRAVMFTGSSLAARQINRKIAERDGPIIPVIAETGGQNAMIVDSSALTEQVTRDIVQSAFDSAGQRCSALRILFIQEDVKEKTLETLTGYLDTYQLGDPLDWETDIGPVIDAKSCSDLLMHIERFKQQGRVLYQGTIPESKGHFVPPTIIELEDINELYEEVFGPVLHVISFKAEEIDQIIDQINQTGFGLTLGVHSRINQFCETVARRAQVGNIYINRNMIGATVGSQPFGGQDLSGTGPKAGGPHYLLRLANEKTISVNTAAVGGNTKLLTDD; this is translated from the coding sequence GTGGCGCGCTGTAAAGCCCCCTCATCCATGGGGTTGGAGTTTCCGCTCCCGGATAACATACTCACCGGATATTTGCGCAGCGAAGAAGACGCCGTGCAAGAGTTGCTGGCGGGCTATCATCAGGAATACGCTGAGCGGGAAAAAATACGTGCCTATGCCACCGACTTTCTAAGCGCTATCCGAAGCACCAAACCAGGAATCCGGGTTGAAACCCTGCTCAAAGAATACGGCCTCGACAACAAAGAAGGCATCACTCTGATGTGCCTGGCCGAAGCCCTGTTACGGATACCGGACCAGGAAACCGCTGAACGTTTTTTGCAGGACCGTTTACGTCAGGGCAACTGGGCCGAACACCTGGGCCACAGCGACGCCCGCTGGGTCAATGCCTCCACCTGGGGCTTATTGGTAACCGGGAAAATTCTCGGCAAGGAACAACTGGGTGGCAATTGGCTCACCGACTCGTTTAAAAGCGTATTCCGCCGCCTCGGTGAACCACTGGCACTCAGTGCCGTACGTCAGGCAATGATGGTGATCGGCCAGCAGTTTGTAGCTGGCGAATCCATCGAAGACGCATTGCATCGCGGTCAGGCTGAATCGGAAAAAGGCTATTACCACGCCTACGATATGCTGGGCGAAGCCGCCATGACGCAGGCGGACGTACAGCGATTTAAAGCAGCCTATGAGCATGCCATCGTCTACCTCAGTAAAAACCTGCCTGGGCGCAAGGAGCACGGCAGCGTTTCCATCAAATTATCCGCGCTGCATCCGCGCCTGGAATTGAAAAAAGAGAAAGCGCTGGATCAGGCTTACAGCAATCTGATGGAGCTATTGCTCCTGGCGCAGGAAAAAGACATTGCGATCACCATCGACGCGGAAGAGTCCTGGCGCCTGGAACCCAGCCTGATGCTGTTTGCCCGCGCAGTGAGCCACAATAAAATTCGCCAATGGGGTAAATTAGGACTCGCAGTACAGGCCTATCAAAAACGCGCTCCCGCCGTCATTCAGTGGTTGATGGATATCAGCAAATCCTTGCACTGCCAAATACCCTTGCGCCTGGTAAAAGGCGCCTACTGGGATACAGAAATCAAACAGGCGCAACAACTGGGCCTGGCGGAATATCCGGTGTTCACACAAAAAGACCACACCGATCTGAGCTATTTACATTGCGCACAAACATTATTGCAGAGTCGGCATTTTTTATTTCCCCAATTCGCCACCCACAATGCGCATAGCGTCGCCAGCATTCTGACCATGGCGGAAGCAAAAAGCGTTCGCAATTTTGAGTTTCAGCGCTTGCATGGTATGGGCGAGTCTCTCTATGACCACCTGATCGAAAATTACGATGATATTAACTGCCGCATCTACGCCCCGGTTGGCCGCTTTCAGGAGCTGTTGCCCTATCTGGTAAGGCGCTTATTAGAAAACGGCGCAAACACCTCGTTCGTGCGACAAATTCAGCTGGCGCAAAGCGACGGCACCTGGATGATTGAAGAGCCCGGATCCAACATTCAAGCAGTCGAGCGCTTCCGCAATCCGAAAATCCCCCTCCCCCGACGTATCTTTGGCACGCAACGCAAAAACTCGCTTGGCCTCAACCTGGAAAGCATAAACACACTGCAGATTCTCAGCAAAAAAATGAAAGTCATGCTAAGCGCGACTGTAGTCAACCCGGAGCCGGATGACGAACGCTCGCAGGCGATTTACAATCCGGCTGACCCGGATGATATTGTCGGGTATTACTGGCTGGCCAAGCGCCACGATTGTCACCACGCATTCGACGCCAGCCGAGAAGCGTGGAAAACCTGGCGTTTTTCTGATGTAGAAGATCGCGCGACATTGCTGGAAACCACCGCCAAGCTGTATGAGGAAAGTTACGAAGAGCTCATTCTGATCGCCATGCGCGAAGCGGGTAAAACCCTGAACAACGCCTTGTCGGAAGTACGCGAAGCCGTGGATTTTCTACGCTATTATGCCAATCAGGCACGGCAATTATTTGAGCCCACCAGCTTACCTGGGGTCACCGGTGAAGAAAACAGCCTGCACCTGGAAGGCAAAGGTCCGGTACTTTGCATCAGCCCGTGGAACTTTCCACTGGCCATTTTCACCGGGCAGGTCTCCGCTGCGTTGGCGGCAGGCAATACCGTGATTGCCAAACCGTCTACGTTCACGCCCTTGATCGCCAGCAAAGCCATTGAACTGTTCCATAAAGCCGGCTTTCCGCAACAAGTGGTGCAAGTACTAACGGCCAAAGCCAAAACCGTAGAAAGCACCATTCTGAATGAGTCCGCATTACGCGCCGTGATGTTTACCGGCTCCTCCTTGGCCGCGCGACAAATCAACCGCAAAATAGCCGAACGGGACGGCCCCATTATTCCCGTCATTGCGGAAACCGGCGGACAGAATGCGATGATCGTAGACAGCTCCGCTCTGACCGAACAAGTCACCCGCGACATCGTGCAATCGGCGTTTGATAGCGCCGGTCAGCGATGCTCGGCGTTGCGGATTCTCTTTATTCAGGAAGACGTTAAAGAGAAAACACTGGAAACGCTCACCGGCTATCTGGATACCTATCAATTGGGCGACCCCCTGGATTGGGAAACCGATATAGGACCGGTGATCGATGCTAAATCCTGCTCTGACCTGCTGATGCACATTGAACGTTTCAAACAACAGGGGCGGGTTCTGTACCAAGGCACGATACCCGAGAGCAAAGGACACTTCGTACCACCCACCATCATCGAGCTGGAGGATATTAACGAACTCTACGAAGAAGTTTTTGGCCCGGTGTTGCACGTAATCAGCTTCAAGGCAGAGGAAATCGACCAGATCATCGACCAGATCAACCAGACCGGATTCGGCCTTACATTAGGCGTGCACAGCCGCATCAATCAATTTTGTGAAACCGTTGCCCGCCGCGCTCAGGTCGGCAACATATACATTAATCGCAACATGATCGGAGCCACGGTGGGGTCACAACCTTTCGGTGGCCAGGATCTTTCAGGCACCGGACCGAAAGCCGGCGGCCCCCATTATCTGCTACGCTTAGCCAACGAAAAAACCATTTCCGTCAACACCGCCGCTGTGGGCGGAAATACAAAACTGCTGACAGACGACTGA
- a CDS encoding NAD(P)H-dependent oxidoreductase: MLAANPKKDSYTNYLAAKYTSAAQQQNQARLIQISDLEFDLNLAGGFTESHALEDALQSFQADIEWCEHLAIFTPVWWGSLPAKLKGLIDRAFLPGFAFQYEKGNPIPRKLLKGKTARIVMMMDTPPWYYFLIQGAPATRQLKTTTLKFVGFRSVKSKMIGPIINSTARSRSKWADEVSKLGYAGN, encoded by the coding sequence GTGTTAGCAGCCAATCCAAAAAAAGACAGCTATACAAACTACTTAGCCGCGAAGTATACAAGCGCTGCCCAACAACAAAACCAAGCTCGATTGATACAAATATCAGACCTGGAGTTTGACCTGAATCTCGCAGGCGGATTTACGGAATCTCACGCTCTGGAAGACGCGCTACAATCTTTTCAGGCGGACATTGAGTGGTGTGAACACTTGGCAATTTTCACCCCCGTCTGGTGGGGTTCGTTGCCCGCAAAATTAAAAGGTCTGATAGATCGGGCATTCCTGCCCGGTTTTGCATTTCAATATGAAAAAGGCAACCCCATACCCAGAAAATTATTGAAAGGGAAAACCGCTAGAATTGTGATGATGATGGATACGCCACCTTGGTATTACTTTCTGATTCAAGGTGCTCCAGCCACCAGACAGTTGAAAACAACCACGCTCAAATTCGTTGGTTTCCGTTCAGTAAAAAGTAAAATGATAGGCCCCATCATAAACTCTACCGCCCGGTCGAGGTCAAAATGGGCTGACGAAGTGTCAAAGCTAGGCTACGCCGGTAATTGA
- a CDS encoding diguanylate cyclase: protein MNILIVEDSATLRAHMSKLVTELNHRPLFAKSGVEALQLIGSCDFDLVIMDVEMPGLDGFETTSLMREALGDRWVPIIYSTSHNSDDKVLAGIEAGGDDYLVKPVSHNLLKAKLTSMQRIAEMHQQLRRLNDELSERSQLDGLTHLLNRRTFTEKAEQCLHDTRRFGKGCAMLLIDVDFFKQYNDHYGHQQGDECLRTLALALSNNVNRDCDLVGRYGGEEFIILLPDTDLKGATDIAEGILKAVDNLNIPHKLSSVADHITLSIGVDEASKDDRYSLDALISVADKNLYLAKNNGRHQVNSSNQAHKTLLIVDPSEVKLAALTQHLKLLGNIITADSANECLEMAKDIKPDLIIAGSQKASADLFADLDHQIANHVRTACIPIFYIDEMSEDTIQKIRKLLQ from the coding sequence ATGAACATTCTTATTGTTGAGGACAGCGCAACCCTCCGAGCCCACATGAGTAAGCTGGTGACCGAACTAAACCACAGACCGCTTTTTGCTAAGTCTGGTGTAGAAGCGCTCCAGCTAATCGGCAGCTGTGACTTCGACCTGGTCATCATGGATGTTGAAATGCCCGGGCTCGATGGTTTCGAAACCACCAGCCTTATGCGTGAAGCATTGGGCGATCGCTGGGTTCCTATTATTTATTCCACAAGCCATAACAGTGACGACAAAGTGCTGGCTGGCATTGAGGCCGGTGGCGATGACTACCTGGTTAAGCCCGTCAGTCACAACCTCCTCAAAGCGAAGTTAACGTCGATGCAGCGCATTGCCGAGATGCATCAGCAGCTAAGACGACTCAACGATGAACTTTCAGAACGCAGCCAGCTCGATGGACTAACCCATTTGCTAAATCGCAGAACGTTCACCGAAAAAGCGGAACAGTGCCTACACGACACCCGACGTTTCGGAAAAGGTTGCGCAATGCTGCTGATAGATGTTGATTTTTTCAAACAATATAACGATCACTACGGCCACCAACAAGGTGACGAATGCCTGAGAACCCTCGCCCTTGCGCTAAGCAACAATGTTAATAGGGATTGCGATCTGGTGGGCCGGTACGGTGGTGAGGAATTTATTATATTGCTGCCGGACACTGACCTGAAAGGTGCTACCGACATCGCCGAAGGAATTTTGAAAGCCGTTGACAACCTCAATATTCCCCACAAGTTGTCTTCTGTGGCGGACCACATCACGCTCAGCATCGGCGTTGATGAAGCCTCGAAAGACGACCGCTATTCTTTAGACGCGCTTATTTCGGTTGCCGATAAAAACCTATACCTGGCTAAGAATAATGGCCGACACCAGGTCAATAGCAGCAACCAGGCACACAAGACATTACTGATTGTAGATCCAAGCGAAGTTAAACTGGCAGCACTGACCCAACACCTCAAACTGCTGGGCAACATCATCACCGCCGACTCTGCAAACGAGTGCCTTGAAATGGCCAAGGATATAAAACCTGACCTTATCATCGCCGGCAGTCAAAAAGCCTCTGCTGACCTTTTCGCAGACCTGGATCATCAGATAGCGAACCATGTACGCACCGCGTGCATTCCAATCTTCTATATTGACGAAATGTCAGAAGACACCATTCAAAAAATACGCAAGCTACTGCAATAG
- the argA gene encoding amino-acid N-acetyltransferase codes for MTSDTQAYVNWFRHSTPYINAHRGKTFVIAFPGEAVAHTNFLHFIQDIVLLHSLGIRIVLVHGARPQIDQRLEESGLPIRIEYHRRVTDLAAMPAALEAIGRTSIQIQCHLAQGMAAAHIHPGKQLVATGNYVAAKPYGVRNGVDYQLSGEVRKINHTAIHQQLDDGDLVLLSPIGFSPTGEVFNLLWEEVAAATAIALKADKILYLSEQEGILSTDGELIRELTVPQASELINDFEQPHYSLISARDTVTAGINRAHIISYEEDGALLQELFTVDGKGTMLARENYEKVRAATIDDVASVLELIEPIEQQGILVRRSRELLETEIEHFTLIERDGKVIACAALYPFPDEQAGELACVVVHPEYRHGDRGDTLLKTIEQRALTRGLNSLFVLTTRTAHWFVERGFAAATVAELPQHRQSLYNFQRNSKVFLKHLAAKKTPVR; via the coding sequence ATGACTTCTGACACACAGGCGTATGTAAACTGGTTTCGCCACAGCACACCTTATATCAATGCCCATCGTGGTAAGACCTTTGTAATCGCCTTTCCCGGCGAAGCCGTCGCGCACACGAACTTTCTGCATTTTATTCAGGATATTGTGCTGTTGCACAGCCTCGGAATCCGTATCGTGCTGGTACATGGGGCCCGCCCCCAAATAGATCAACGCCTGGAAGAAAGCGGCCTGCCAATCCGTATTGAATACCACCGCCGGGTCACCGACCTGGCGGCCATGCCTGCCGCTTTGGAAGCCATCGGCCGCACCAGTATTCAGATCCAATGTCATCTGGCCCAGGGTATGGCTGCTGCCCATATCCACCCTGGCAAGCAACTGGTCGCGACAGGCAACTATGTTGCAGCCAAACCTTATGGGGTACGCAACGGCGTGGATTATCAGCTCAGCGGTGAAGTACGAAAAATTAACCACACCGCCATTCATCAGCAACTGGACGACGGTGATCTGGTGTTACTTTCTCCGATCGGGTTTTCGCCTACCGGAGAGGTTTTCAATCTGCTGTGGGAAGAAGTGGCCGCTGCAACCGCCATCGCACTAAAAGCCGACAAGATTCTCTATTTGAGCGAACAGGAGGGCATTCTAAGCACCGATGGTGAACTCATACGTGAACTTACTGTTCCCCAGGCCAGTGAACTGATTAACGACTTTGAACAACCGCACTACAGTCTGATCAGCGCCCGAGATACAGTAACCGCCGGCATTAACCGAGCCCATATTATCAGCTATGAAGAGGACGGTGCGCTACTGCAAGAACTGTTTACCGTGGATGGCAAGGGCACGATGCTGGCGCGGGAGAATTATGAAAAGGTTCGTGCCGCAACCATCGACGATGTCGCCAGCGTACTGGAACTGATTGAACCAATAGAGCAACAAGGCATTCTGGTACGCCGGTCCCGAGAACTTCTGGAGACCGAGATAGAACACTTCACTCTAATCGAGCGGGACGGCAAGGTCATCGCCTGCGCCGCCCTGTATCCCTTTCCGGATGAACAGGCCGGCGAACTGGCCTGTGTGGTTGTCCACCCCGAATACCGACACGGTGATCGCGGCGACACGCTACTAAAAACCATTGAACAAAGGGCCTTGACTCGCGGTCTTAACTCACTGTTTGTGCTCACAACCCGCACGGCCCACTGGTTTGTAGAGCGTGGGTTTGCAGCAGCAACGGTAGCCGAGCTGCCACAGCACAGGCAATCGCTGTACAATTTCCAACGTAATTCAAAGGTATTTTTGAAACATCTGGCTGCAAAGAAAACACCTGTCCGCTAA
- a CDS encoding DsbA family protein yields the protein MTLTRLLKPLLTQMATSPKMRNLRRGWFELKRRIIPTLNTVVFYHRVDDPYSFLLLQALPRFLEDFKVKLSIRIILDLPEDANPHPELHAIYALKDAERLARFHELMFPEASEQPDYEDALIASAILLKHQKRPKLLHLVTEVTGALWGASTTTFQSATKRYGAMKESEARSLLEQNTAELVARGHYQSGTLYYGGEWYPGLDRLGHLAARLDKPGIRRQTGDIADYQRQYRHVLQSYNTLRPRPKQVKTLDFYFSFRSPYSYLAADRVFKLAELYKIPVLSKPIMPMVTRGIPLPKAKRNYMVADAKREAEKNHMPFGKICDPLGDGIDNAMALFHFAQQHSLEQEFIVSVLSGIWSEGLDINNMTHLRKMVERVELDWEQASAVLESTDWHKPAERHQEEITRIGLWGVPAFKYGNLVLWGQDRLWALEQEVLAGTKNGN from the coding sequence ATGACGCTGACAAGACTGTTGAAGCCATTACTTACACAAATGGCCACCAGCCCCAAAATGAGGAACCTACGTCGAGGCTGGTTCGAACTTAAGCGCCGGATCATCCCCACCCTCAACACCGTGGTATTTTATCACCGGGTGGATGACCCCTATTCGTTTCTGTTGCTACAGGCGCTGCCCCGCTTCCTAGAGGACTTTAAGGTCAAGCTGAGCATCCGCATTATCCTGGATCTGCCGGAAGACGCTAATCCACACCCGGAACTGCACGCGATCTACGCCCTGAAAGACGCCGAGCGCTTGGCCAGATTCCACGAGCTGATGTTCCCTGAAGCATCGGAACAGCCGGACTATGAAGACGCACTGATCGCCTCGGCCATATTACTAAAGCATCAGAAGCGGCCCAAACTGCTGCACTTGGTTACCGAAGTGACCGGCGCACTTTGGGGTGCCAGCACCACAACATTCCAAAGTGCAACCAAGCGTTACGGGGCGATGAAAGAATCCGAAGCCCGCTCCCTACTTGAACAAAATACAGCCGAGCTGGTCGCCAGAGGCCACTATCAATCCGGCACACTCTATTACGGGGGCGAGTGGTACCCAGGACTAGACCGGCTGGGGCACCTGGCAGCCCGCCTGGACAAGCCTGGAATTCGACGTCAAACGGGCGATATCGCCGATTATCAAAGACAATACCGTCATGTCCTGCAAAGTTATAACACCTTGCGCCCGCGCCCGAAACAAGTAAAAACCCTGGATTTTTACTTCTCATTCCGCAGCCCTTATTCTTATCTGGCGGCAGACAGAGTGTTCAAACTGGCGGAGCTATACAAGATACCCGTGCTATCCAAGCCGATTATGCCCATGGTCACCCGCGGTATTCCCCTGCCTAAAGCCAAACGCAACTACATGGTTGCCGACGCCAAACGCGAAGCAGAGAAAAACCACATGCCTTTCGGCAAAATCTGTGACCCCCTCGGAGACGGTATTGATAACGCCATGGCATTGTTTCACTTCGCGCAGCAGCATAGCCTGGAACAGGAGTTCATCGTGTCGGTGCTGAGCGGTATCTGGTCCGAGGGGTTGGACATCAATAACATGACCCATCTTAGAAAAATGGTAGAGCGGGTCGAGTTGGATTGGGAGCAAGCCTCTGCTGTGCTGGAAAGCACTGACTGGCACAAACCCGCTGAAAGACACCAGGAAGAAATAACCCGCATTGGCCTGTGGGGTGTACCGGCATTCAAATACGGCAACCTGGTGTTATGGGGGCAGGACCGGCTTTGGGCATTGGAGCAGGAAGTCTTAGCCGGCACCAAAAACGGAAACTAA
- a CDS encoding MerR family transcriptional regulator, with amino-acid sequence MYIGEISKKTGLSIKAIRFYEERGLIRRPERLGRYRVYQETDIEALKLIKEAKEIGITLSQLKALIAHHDGQLDWANIKLFLAQIRVQLVNQITDIEKKIDHLDRCYAQIDCQPNA; translated from the coding sequence ATGTACATCGGCGAAATATCAAAAAAAACCGGCTTGTCTATTAAGGCTATCCGGTTTTATGAAGAGAGAGGGCTGATCCGTCGACCGGAAAGGCTGGGGCGCTACCGGGTCTATCAAGAGACCGATATAGAGGCCTTAAAACTCATCAAAGAAGCCAAAGAAATTGGTATCACCCTGTCTCAACTGAAAGCGCTCATCGCTCACCATGACGGTCAACTGGACTGGGCAAACATTAAATTGTTTCTAGCGCAGATTAGAGTTCAGCTCGTAAATCAAATTACCGATATTGAGAAAAAAATAGACCATCTCGATAGGTGTTACGCTCAGATAGACTGCCAGCCAAATGCTTGA
- a CDS encoding efflux RND transporter permease subunit, with amino-acid sequence MLAKRWAELVMNFPKANIFLVVLVAVILGAGAKDAEFSANQRDFFKSTDQHLNDLIKLENEYASDKNIMVIVEPSAKDVFTRNTLRAIQALTEFGWQIPYSQRVESLSNHLYTRVDGDELMVEYLVSDESTLSDQDLAERRQYATGKVGVKDYLITPAGDIALVVVALNLPQDKEGQAAVEVVDYVKEHIKAIRAQYPDVHFRIAGQVAVEVTLPEIVETDGRTIFPIALVLVFLFLTFVLRDLMGNLACIATALVSILAGMGAVLWSGVKVSPILANTPAIIVILAMADCIHVMVNYAQGLAQGLDKKQALIKSIEVNFSPIIFTSLTTAISFFALNFSESPPFAHMGTAAGIGILYAMLASISFLPALVYYLPSKASGVTVFPPMGGLIRFYQPHANKIIAGFVAVMVLLGSLVPLNRLDDNFVEFFDDNLEIRRNMDFLIERISGSVVVNLSLPATSKGGIYDPEYLALLEDLQNKLQQSPNFRSATSLLEVMKTLNRNMHQDDPDWYTIPDSRELASQYLLMYEMSLPFGQDLNNLVNFDRSESRVIVIYDQLSDKELINLEAQLKLWLQLHEFDTDSAVIGSGNLAFAHMQFTNVNNLSKGFVVALVFISFLLIFMFRSWSLGLTSMIPNLFPAAMAFGLWGVISGKIGFGMSVGITITLGIVVDDTIHFLAKYKYGREQLKLNNYRSVEYAMDTVGVAMILTTAMMAITFTSLLFSDFVPNQDLGLITIITIICAVLVDLILLPVILLKIFGDQDTEPAGSGQRAAS; translated from the coding sequence GTGTTAGCCAAGCGATGGGCCGAACTGGTCATGAATTTCCCCAAAGCCAATATTTTTCTGGTGGTTCTGGTGGCCGTCATTCTGGGGGCCGGCGCTAAAGATGCGGAATTCTCCGCCAATCAGCGCGACTTTTTTAAATCCACCGATCAGCATCTCAACGACCTGATCAAGCTGGAAAACGAATACGCCAGCGACAAGAACATCATGGTGATCGTCGAGCCCTCTGCCAAGGATGTCTTCACCCGTAACACCCTGCGGGCAATTCAGGCGTTAACCGAATTCGGCTGGCAAATACCCTATTCACAACGGGTGGAATCCCTGAGCAACCACTTGTATACCCGGGTCGACGGGGATGAGCTGATGGTGGAATACCTGGTCAGCGACGAAAGTACGTTGTCCGACCAGGATCTGGCTGAACGCCGGCAATACGCGACCGGTAAAGTCGGCGTCAAGGACTACCTGATCACCCCGGCGGGCGACATTGCTCTGGTGGTGGTGGCTCTCAACTTGCCACAGGACAAAGAAGGCCAAGCCGCGGTCGAAGTCGTGGACTACGTCAAAGAACACATTAAAGCAATCCGAGCCCAATACCCTGACGTTCATTTCCGCATAGCTGGCCAGGTGGCGGTGGAAGTGACTCTGCCGGAAATTGTCGAGACCGATGGCCGTACTATTTTTCCGATTGCGCTGGTGCTGGTGTTCCTGTTTCTGACCTTTGTGTTGCGTGACCTGATGGGCAATCTGGCCTGCATCGCAACCGCCCTGGTATCGATTCTGGCGGGGATGGGCGCAGTACTTTGGAGTGGTGTCAAGGTATCCCCTATCCTGGCTAATACACCGGCCATCATTGTGATACTGGCGATGGCGGATTGCATTCATGTGATGGTGAACTATGCCCAGGGACTGGCTCAGGGGCTTGATAAAAAGCAGGCGCTGATCAAAAGCATCGAGGTCAATTTTTCCCCCATCATATTCACCAGTCTCACCACTGCGATCAGTTTTTTCGCCCTCAACTTCAGTGAATCGCCACCCTTTGCTCATATGGGGACGGCTGCCGGTATCGGCATTCTTTATGCCATGCTGGCGTCCATCAGCTTTTTGCCGGCGCTGGTCTATTATCTTCCCAGTAAAGCGTCCGGGGTCACCGTGTTCCCGCCGATGGGTGGACTGATCCGCTTCTATCAACCCCACGCCAACAAAATCATCGCCGGCTTCGTTGCCGTTATGGTGCTGCTGGGTTCCCTGGTGCCTCTCAATCGACTGGATGATAATTTCGTGGAGTTCTTTGATGACAATCTGGAAATCCGACGTAATATGGATTTTCTGATTGAGCGTATCAGCGGCTCGGTCGTCGTGAACCTTAGCCTGCCTGCCACCAGCAAAGGCGGTATCTACGATCCGGAATATCTGGCCCTGCTGGAGGATCTGCAAAATAAGCTGCAGCAATCCCCTAACTTCCGTTCAGCCACCTCTCTGCTTGAGGTCATGAAAACCCTAAACCGGAACATGCACCAGGACGACCCCGACTGGTACACCATTCCCGACTCGCGGGAACTGGCGTCGCAATACCTATTGATGTATGAGATGTCATTGCCTTTCGGCCAGGATCTGAATAACCTGGTGAATTTCGACCGCTCTGAAAGTCGCGTCATTGTGATCTACGATCAGCTTTCAGATAAAGAGTTAATCAATCTGGAAGCGCAACTGAAACTATGGTTGCAGCTTCACGAATTCGATACCGACAGTGCCGTGATCGGCAGTGGTAATCTCGCTTTCGCACATATGCAATTCACCAATGTGAATAATCTTTCCAAAGGGTTTGTGGTAGCACTGGTGTTTATTTCGTTTCTGCTGATCTTTATGTTCCGCTCCTGGTCGCTGGGCCTAACCAGTATGATTCCGAATCTGTTCCCGGCTGCAATGGCATTCGGGCTATGGGGCGTGATCAGTGGCAAAATCGGTTTCGGCATGTCGGTGGGCATCACCATAACCCTGGGTATTGTGGTGGACGATACCATTCATTTCCTGGCGAAATACAAATACGGTCGTGAACAGTTAAAGCTGAATAATTACCGCAGCGTGGAATACGCTATGGATACCGTAGGGGTTGCCATGATTCTTACCACTGCCATGATGGCGATTACGTTTACCTCGCTATTATTCTCTGATTTCGTCCCCAACCAGGATCTGGGTTTAATCACGATCATCACTATTATTTGCGCAGTACTGGTTGACCTTATTTTACTGCCGGTCATTTTGCTGAAAATATTCGGTGATCAGGATACGGAACCGGCTGGCAGCGGGCAGCGAGCGGCTTCCTGA